One window of the Candidatus Sysuiplasma jiujiangense genome contains the following:
- a CDS encoding DNA polymerase II large subunit — MPEIAMSTRVREYFARLEEEARKCYDITSRARITGIDTEEKVEIPLAEDMAARVEELLSDYNVKGIAAKIRKLAENYNREELSLIIAKEIANEGSGTKLELLERAVRVGLAILTEGILVAPLEGIAGVKISAEGGTGSYVTLYFSGPIRSAGGTGQAMSVLIADVVRRELGIGRYVPTEEEVERFKEEIPLYKQTQHLQYLPSPEETEIIVMNCPVCIDGEGTEDVEVAGYRDLPRTGTNRLRGGACIVIADGLCQKASKIMKHVGNLKLDGWNFLEKITGKATDIDDGEVRIAPNEKYVKDMVAGRPIFCHPSRIGGFRLRYGRTRTTGLSAVAINPATMFVLDSFIAIGTQIKLERPGKAGAVTPCTEAEGPIVLMKNGDVVQLNTTHEALDSLKEVKEIIDIGEIVIPFGEFLENNHPLVPAGYSLEWHRALLRNRLGKLPPNWREQSWEEALATSIGHNVPLHPAYNLFWSDLTMEELFRLIEYVSGSGIFLNDELHLPLTSEKSLLEKLGALHRIKGKEIIIEKYAKPLLLCLGLEPAEGTLRRIRQPGLFSNAIETVSYLAGIRIMPRAITRIGSRMARPEKAAERKMKPSPHVLFPLGHEGGMQRLFSTAAQKGEFSVEMNQRICPSCGSTTFLSLCRCGAHTYSRGKSATFRVNIRSVLEDAAGRIGESRYSDMKGVQGLISAARTPEPVEKGILRAKHGVNVFRDGTVRFDMTDVPLTHFRPAEIGLSVERAKKLGYTMDAEGRELASSNQLCELMVQDIVPSVKFADYMKRVADFVDDELVRLYGQQPYYKLNSKWDLIGQLAVGLAPHTSGGILCRIIGFTETNAGYGHPFFHAAKRRNADGDEDSVILLMDAILNFSRSYLPETRGGLMDAPLVLSLRIDPNEIDKEAHNIDLLKEYPLEFFEATERFARPKEVEAIMDTVGPRIFSERQYEGFGFTNDTADISEGPRGSVYSTLETMEDKLWAQLELARKIRAVDAGDVAYRVITKHFLPDMIGNLKSFSAQELRCTKCGSKYRRMPLRGKCYCGHELTLTVHEASVKKYLELTKEIVRRFDLPQYTIQRIELIESSMKSLFESDSVRTLKLTEFEQTAD, encoded by the coding sequence ATGCCTGAAATTGCCATGAGCACGAGGGTGAGGGAATATTTTGCGCGTCTCGAAGAAGAGGCGAGAAAATGTTACGATATTACGTCGAGGGCACGTATCACTGGTATTGATACCGAGGAGAAAGTGGAAATACCCCTTGCGGAGGATATGGCTGCCCGGGTTGAGGAGCTTCTATCGGATTACAATGTGAAAGGGATTGCAGCAAAAATCAGGAAGCTCGCTGAAAACTACAACAGGGAAGAACTCTCGCTTATAATTGCGAAGGAAATAGCAAACGAGGGATCGGGTACAAAACTCGAACTTCTGGAGCGTGCAGTCAGGGTTGGTCTGGCGATACTCACAGAGGGCATACTCGTGGCACCGCTGGAGGGTATTGCCGGTGTAAAAATATCGGCAGAGGGCGGGACCGGGAGCTACGTGACGCTTTATTTTTCAGGCCCCATACGTTCTGCAGGCGGCACAGGGCAGGCCATGAGCGTGCTTATTGCAGATGTGGTAAGAAGAGAACTGGGCATCGGCAGATATGTTCCAACAGAGGAGGAGGTTGAAAGATTCAAGGAGGAAATTCCGCTATACAAGCAGACCCAGCACCTTCAGTATCTTCCATCGCCTGAAGAGACGGAGATAATAGTAATGAACTGTCCGGTGTGCATAGATGGCGAGGGCACGGAAGACGTGGAGGTTGCGGGTTATCGCGATCTCCCGAGGACAGGCACCAACAGACTCAGGGGCGGCGCGTGCATTGTAATTGCGGACGGTTTGTGCCAGAAAGCATCGAAGATAATGAAGCATGTCGGGAATCTCAAACTGGATGGTTGGAATTTCCTGGAGAAAATAACAGGCAAGGCGACCGACATAGATGACGGGGAGGTCAGGATAGCACCAAACGAGAAGTATGTGAAAGATATGGTGGCGGGAAGACCCATATTCTGCCACCCTTCAAGGATAGGAGGATTCAGGCTCAGATACGGAAGAACACGCACAACCGGGCTAAGCGCTGTTGCAATAAATCCCGCTACAATGTTTGTTCTTGACAGCTTTATAGCCATAGGTACGCAGATCAAGCTGGAAAGACCGGGAAAAGCGGGAGCAGTGACGCCGTGCACCGAGGCGGAGGGACCAATAGTTCTGATGAAAAATGGCGACGTTGTGCAGCTCAACACCACTCATGAAGCCCTGGATTCCCTGAAGGAAGTTAAGGAAATCATAGACATAGGGGAGATAGTCATACCATTTGGCGAATTCCTGGAGAACAACCACCCGCTGGTTCCGGCGGGTTATTCGCTCGAATGGCACAGGGCGCTGCTCAGAAACAGACTCGGGAAGCTGCCGCCGAACTGGAGGGAACAGTCGTGGGAAGAGGCTCTGGCGACCTCCATCGGACACAATGTACCGCTGCATCCTGCTTACAATCTTTTCTGGAGTGACCTGACGATGGAAGAGCTGTTCCGTCTGATTGAATACGTCTCAGGCAGCGGTATATTTCTGAATGATGAGCTGCATCTTCCACTTACCTCCGAAAAATCGCTGCTCGAGAAGCTGGGTGCGCTGCACAGGATTAAGGGAAAAGAGATCATAATAGAAAAATATGCGAAACCCCTGCTCCTGTGCCTCGGCCTTGAACCGGCGGAAGGAACGCTCAGGAGAATCAGACAGCCCGGACTGTTTTCAAATGCAATCGAGACCGTTTCATACCTTGCCGGAATCAGGATTATGCCCAGGGCTATAACGAGAATAGGCTCCAGAATGGCACGGCCCGAAAAAGCTGCTGAAAGAAAAATGAAACCCTCACCTCATGTCCTCTTTCCCCTGGGGCACGAGGGAGGGATGCAGCGGCTGTTCTCGACTGCTGCGCAGAAAGGTGAATTTTCGGTTGAGATGAATCAGAGAATCTGCCCGTCTTGCGGCTCAACGACATTTCTGTCGCTATGCAGGTGCGGGGCGCATACATACTCGAGGGGGAAGTCTGCGACTTTCAGAGTCAACATACGGTCAGTGCTGGAAGATGCCGCGGGCAGAATTGGAGAGAGCCGATACAGCGATATGAAAGGCGTACAGGGGCTGATTTCAGCGGCCAGAACGCCGGAACCTGTGGAGAAGGGCATTCTCAGGGCGAAGCACGGCGTAAACGTTTTCAGGGACGGCACTGTCCGGTTCGACATGACGGATGTTCCGCTGACCCATTTCAGACCCGCTGAGATTGGGCTTAGTGTCGAGCGTGCGAAGAAGCTTGGGTACACAATGGATGCAGAAGGCAGGGAACTGGCATCTTCCAACCAGCTATGCGAGCTGATGGTGCAGGACATAGTGCCTTCAGTAAAATTTGCAGACTACATGAAAAGAGTGGCTGACTTTGTAGATGATGAACTTGTCAGGCTCTATGGCCAGCAGCCATACTACAAGCTGAACAGCAAATGGGATCTGATAGGGCAGCTCGCGGTTGGACTGGCACCGCATACTTCCGGCGGAATATTGTGCAGAATAATTGGTTTTACAGAAACAAACGCCGGCTATGGCCATCCATTTTTCCATGCTGCAAAGAGGAGAAATGCCGACGGGGATGAAGACTCGGTGATTCTGCTGATGGACGCGATTCTCAACTTCTCAAGATCGTATCTTCCCGAAACACGGGGAGGGCTCATGGATGCACCGCTCGTCCTTTCATTGAGGATAGATCCGAATGAAATAGACAAGGAGGCGCACAATATCGACTTGCTGAAAGAATACCCTCTTGAATTTTTTGAGGCAACCGAGCGCTTCGCCAGGCCAAAGGAGGTGGAGGCCATCATGGACACTGTGGGCCCCAGGATATTCAGCGAAAGACAGTACGAGGGATTCGGCTTTACCAACGACACCGCCGACATATCGGAAGGACCCAGGGGATCCGTATACAGTACCCTGGAAACAATGGAAGATAAATTATGGGCACAGCTTGAACTTGCAAGAAAAATCAGGGCCGTTGATGCCGGGGATGTTGCCTACAGGGTGATAACAAAGCATTTCCTTCCCGACATGATAGGGAATCTGAAAAGTTTTTCAGCTCAGGAGCTCAGATGCACCAAATGCGGATCGAAATACAGGAGGATGCCACTCAGGGGAAAATGCTATTGCGGCCACGAACTGACACTGACTGTCCATGAGGCCAGTGTCAAAAAGTATCTGGAACTCACGAAGGAGATTGTGAGGAGGTTCGATCTTCCCCAATACACAATCCAGAGGATCGAGCTCATTGAGAGTTCGATGAAGAGCCTGTTTGAAAGCGACAGCGTCAGGACACTGAAGCTGACTGAGTTCGAACAGACGGCAGATTGA
- a CDS encoding NUDIX hydrolase produces the protein MYRNSSRYSLRPRFDLFFNGELIWTQEEYESISSGDRRSVEFRRTVLRINDRFLKLTGSSGIDFDDDLVIKEGEEYSNAAAIYRNKVRLSEEQLVNRWKSPSVAADSLLIHNNMILLVRRAHDPYKGFYALPGGILDEHETLEQCALRELFEETGIRGKINRLLTICSNPDRDPRVRMVSAVYLVDLKGGSIRAGDDASSASFFPVTSIPPLAFDHGKVVTEYLESLNVRQRE, from the coding sequence ATGTACAGAAACAGCAGCCGTTACTCGCTGAGACCCAGGTTTGACCTTTTCTTCAACGGAGAGCTCATCTGGACCCAGGAAGAATACGAGTCTATTTCATCCGGGGACAGGCGATCGGTTGAATTCAGGCGGACAGTTCTGAGGATAAACGACCGCTTTTTGAAGCTTACAGGCAGCAGCGGAATTGATTTCGACGACGATCTTGTCATAAAGGAGGGGGAGGAATACAGCAATGCTGCTGCCATATACAGGAATAAGGTCCGTCTTTCCGAAGAACAGCTTGTGAACAGATGGAAGAGCCCTAGCGTCGCCGCCGATTCACTCCTGATTCACAACAACATGATTCTGCTTGTCAGAAGGGCCCACGACCCTTACAAGGGCTTTTATGCACTGCCCGGAGGTATACTGGATGAACATGAAACGCTTGAACAATGCGCTCTGCGTGAACTCTTTGAGGAAACAGGTATCCGAGGGAAAATAAACAGGTTGCTCACGATATGCAGCAATCCTGACCGGGATCCGCGCGTGAGGATGGTCAGTGCCGTTTATCTTGTTGACCTGAAAGGAGGCAGCATCAGGGCCGGCGACGATGCATCCTCGGCATCCTTTTTTCCCGTCACTTCCATTCCGCCTCTTGCATTCGATCATGGAAAGGTTGTCACTGAATACCTGGAGTCGCTGAACGTCAGACAGCGGGAATAA
- a CDS encoding 50S ribosome-binding GTPase — MKLPRVMNAGEIIDYLFSAASKAQGSGTNALTKIRKRNINKLHTIGERADRLFSEYVTGFPSFEENTFEYELADLLVGVGTLKKAIASVHGCKNNVVTVVNRAAREVAKSSTTSEMRKAREGAYGRTASLIKGVDEDLSMLATASARLAEIPDIEGENIVVVAGFPNVGKSRFVSYISGARTRVEPYPFTTTELVVGHRIVAYTDITFVDIPGLTERAFVTGNQYEKKALLAIKHKARLMLYIIDPTGSCGCSLKDQHALFTELEKAFGSRRTIVAYSKADLDSNVSEVEGLHFSSVTGQGVDDLLEAVRRTLAG; from the coding sequence ATGAAACTTCCAAGAGTGATGAATGCAGGCGAAATAATAGATTACCTCTTTTCAGCCGCCTCAAAGGCGCAGGGAAGCGGAACAAATGCGCTTACGAAGATCAGAAAGAGAAATATAAACAAACTGCACACGATCGGCGAACGGGCGGATAGACTGTTCTCCGAATATGTGACAGGCTTCCCTTCATTCGAAGAAAACACTTTCGAGTACGAGTTGGCGGATCTGCTTGTAGGTGTCGGTACACTGAAAAAGGCGATTGCATCCGTGCATGGATGCAAAAATAACGTTGTTACTGTGGTGAACAGGGCCGCCAGGGAAGTGGCAAAATCGTCCACCACCTCTGAAATGAGAAAGGCCAGGGAAGGCGCCTATGGAAGGACCGCTTCCCTGATCAAGGGCGTGGACGAAGATCTCAGTATGCTTGCCACGGCTTCGGCCAGGCTTGCAGAAATACCAGACATTGAGGGGGAAAACATAGTTGTTGTCGCAGGATTCCCCAATGTTGGCAAAAGCAGATTCGTATCATATATCTCTGGCGCCAGGACTAGAGTTGAACCCTATCCATTCACAACAACGGAACTTGTGGTGGGCCACAGGATCGTGGCATACACGGACATAACCTTTGTTGACATACCTGGACTCACAGAACGTGCCTTCGTAACCGGAAACCAGTACGAGAAGAAGGCGCTGCTTGCCATAAAACACAAGGCAAGGCTTATGCTCTATATCATAGATCCCACAGGGAGCTGCGGGTGTAGTTTGAAGGATCAGCATGCTCTTTTCACTGAACTCGAAAAGGCATTTGGGTCCAGGAGAACAATTGTTGCCTACAGCAAGGCTGATCTGGACAGCAACGTCAGTGAGGTGGAAGGCCTTCATTTTTCATCTGTGACGGGTCAAGGGGTGGATGACCTTCTGGAAGCAGTGAGAAGGACGCTTGCCGGCTGA